Part of the bacterium genome, CAAGACTTACTCATACAATTGAAGTGAACCAGATTGCACGCACAATTGCACGTGCCATGAGACTAAACGAAGACTTAGTTGATGCTATATCACTTGCTCATGATATTGGACATACACCATTTGGACATGCAGGCGAGGAAGCATTAGCTGAGCTTATGAAAGATAGAGGCGGCTTTGAACATAATCGGCAGGGATTAAGAGTAGTAGATGAGCTTGAGGAGCGGTATCACGGCTTTTGTGGGCTTAATCTCACATTTGAAACAAGAGAAGGAATAGTTAAGCACTCTACTGTATATGATATACCAAACCTTGATGGTCTTCCTGAATTCCTGCCACCATCAGCACCGACACTTGAAGCTCAGGTGATAAATGTAGCAGATGAAATTGCGTATAACTCACATGACCTTGATGACGGCTTAAAGGCAGGCTATATTACTCTTGACCAATTAAAGCAGGTTACTCTATGGGATGAGCTATACTCCAAAATAAAGGAAGATTTTAAAGAGGTGAGACCTCAAGATGAGACACTATTGATTCATAAAACAATAAGAGCTCTTATAAATAGACAGGTTACAGATATGATTAACTATACAGATAGTAAAATAAAGGAACTTGGAATAAAATCAGTTGATGATGTAAGAAAACATAAACTGATAGTTAAGTTAAGTCCAAATGAGATGAGGCTACAGCGTGAGCTTAAAGATTTTCTTTTTAATAATCTCTATCTTCATTATAAAGTGGTCAAGATGAAGAACAAAGCAAGAAGGTATGTAGAAGCCCTTTTTAAGTTATATATTGATGATTTAAGACAACTTCCACCTGATTTTACTGCCCATCTTAAGCATACTGATAAATATCAAGTAGTCTGTGATTATATAGCAGGTATGACCGACCGCTATGTTCAGGACGAGTATGAGCGTCTATTTATGCCATATACTAAGATGTAAGATAGGGGGATAAGTATGTTGATAATATTGTTCGGAGTCTTGTTACCTGTTCTTTTCATTCTTTTCTCATGATATATTTTAGAAGAACGGAGACGCGACCAGACCTTGTAAGGCCCTCTAAATTAGTTACAACTGGCCCATATAGTACTGTAAGGCATCCTCAATATGCAGCAGGTATAATTTTTATCATTGGCTGGTTTTTAATTTGGGGTGGAATTTATAGCCTTTATGTGATGCCAATATTGATTATCTCCATATTGTTCCAAGCTCTTGTTGAAGAGAAATATATCTTAGAAAAGGAATTTGGAGATGGATACATAGAATATAAGAAAAAAGTAGGGATGTTTTTCCCAAAAAGGAGGTATCATGAAAAGGTTATATAGCAAATTTTGTTTTCTTTTGATATTTTTAACTTCTATTTCTCTTGCAGATAGGGGGATGATTTCAATTACAAGACCTGATATCTCAATATATGAGCCGGGTCAAAAAGCAATTATTGGGTGGGATGGTAATAATGAAGTTATGATACTTGCAGTAGATGCGCGTGCAGATACTGAGTGTAAGGTGCTTGAAATACTGCCTCTACCGTCAAAGCCTACAGTAGACGAGGGTAATTTTAAGTCGTTTGAAGAAATACAGCGTCTGATAAGGAAAAATGCACCCAGAATTGAAGCCCTCTACAAAGGAAGGGAACTGTTAGCACCCGGAGTTGAAATACTATTTCATAAGAAAATTGGACCCCATAACATTACTTGTGTCAAAGCTCTGGAATACCGCGAATTTGTGAATTGGATACTTAACTTTGTAAAGAGTCAAGGCGTAGATACTATTTCTATGCCTCACGAGCTCCTATATATTATCAACAACTACTTAAGAAATGGCATACAGCACTTTGTTTTTGATATTGTAGAACTTAGCAAAGAGACAAATAGTATAGTGCCTCTTATTTACAAGTTTAAATCTCCTTACTTATTCTTCCCATTACATATTTCAACTCTTGCAAAAGGGGACACGAGGATACAGGTATTCCTTGTTACTAAACATATTCCATGGCCGACAGCAGTTGAGCCATTTAGGATTGGTAAATACAGAGCTTACGGACCAAAAAGAGAGGGTGACATTATTTTCAAGGTCACAAAAGATGAGCTGAAGTCAATAGAACCTGCACTTGCAAAACTTATAAGGAACGATGCATGGCTTACAGCAATTGAATTTGAAGGCAATATAAGTGAACTCACAACTGACCTAAAGCTTAATAAGTTTTGTAAAATAATAGAAGAATGAAAATAAATGACGAAATCCCAATGACTAATGACGAATATTTTGATATTTGCATTCCTGCCCGCCGGTAGGCAGGTTAATTTTTAATTTTATTTAAGGAGGTGTGCTATGTTAAACATAATTTTATCCACTATTTTGTTCGCATCAGTTGGCTTTGAGGGTAGTTCTGTAAGCACTGCGAGGAGAGCAGGTTCTATATTTATTAATCCCGGTGGACTTGGAATAAATATGGGATACGAGTCAATATATGAGTTTAATGATGGTTGGCATAATGTTGGATTATGTATAGGGAATGTAGGATTGGGAGTTAAATTAAAGGATGGAATGAGACCTAATTTTGTGACTGTGACGGGGTCTAAGATTAGGGAATCAGTTTGGCTTGGATATGGGTATAAATTTGGAGCTTCCAAAGGAGGTGCGACCTCAAGCTATGAACTTGGAGCTATATATAGACCAAAAAAATTTGTCTCATTCGGCCTACGGACATCACTTGAAACTAAACCAGAACTAAGAGTAGGCACAGGACTTAGACCATGGACTGATAAAGTTACGGTGTTTTTGGATGCCATATACAAGAATTCACTTAAAAATTATCTGTATGGGATTGGGATTGAGCCAATTGATGGGATTATACTATCTTTTAAAGGAAATGAAGAAGGTGAAATAAAAATTGGTTTAGAAATATTGCTTGAAAAAGTAAAAATTGGGGGTAGCTCATACCGTGTCATGCTGAACGAAGTGAAGCATCTCAAAAGTGATGCATTTGTGCTCCTTTCACGTGATAAATATCCGAGTTTTAAGCGTCCAGCAAAGAAGTTGGTTGAGCTTACTATCAAGGGGTCTTATCCTGAAATGAAGGAAACTGCTAAGTATTTAGGACTCCAAACTACGAGGGAGCCCGCCTTTTATAATCTTCTACACAACATTGAATTACTCAGAAATAGGGAAGATGTAAATGGGCTACTTATCAACTTTGAGCCACATTCACTAAGTATAGCACAAGCTGAGGAGCTACGAGCTGAGCTAATTGAATTTAAGAAGGCTGGCAAAAAGATTATTACATTCTCAAATGAGTATGGACTTAGGAGCTACTATTTAGCTTCAACTGCAGATTATATTATCCTTACACCACTTGGAGATGTGATGATTCCAGGGCTTATGGCAATGAGGGTGTATATAAAGGGAACACTTGATAAACTTGGTATTGAAACTGATATTGAGAGGGTAGGAAAATATAAATCTGCATCTGAAATATTTGAAAGAAAGGATATGTCAGCTGAAGATAGGGAGCAAGTTGAGTCATATCTTGACGATATATGGAACCCTATGATTACGGAGATTGCAGAGAGTAGACAAATGGAAGTAGCTAAATTTGATGACCTTATAAATAAAGGTGTGTATTTTAATTCTGACGATGCACTTGATTCAGGGCTTGTAGATACACTTGCTTACAAGTGGGAAGTTGATGATGTAATTAAAGGGGTTATGGGTAAAAAGCTAAAAAAGGAGTCAATTGATAAATTCTTGGCTAAGAAAGAAGTCCCAAGAACTTGGAAAGAAGAGAAACAAAAAATTGCCATCCTAATGGCTGAAGGTTTAATAGTGACTGGTGAGAGTGGATACAACCTTACACCAATAATAGGCGGTAAGTATATGGGCTCAGAGACTATAACTGACATGCTTAACAAAATAAGAGATGACAAGTCTATAAAGGCACTGGTATTTAGAGTAAATTCAGGTGGTGGAATTGCTTTGGCATCTGAGATAATAGCACGGGCACTGAAGAGGGTATCTGAAAAGAAGCCTGTCATCGTGTCAATGAGTGGAGTTGCAGGCTCTGGTGGTTATTATATCTCATGTCTTGGTGATAAAATTGTTGCTGATAGGTTTACTCTCACTGGCTCAATAGGGGGGCTTGGTATAAACCTTGTCATGAAAGGGCTTTATGACAAGCTTGGGCTATCATGGGATACGGTTAAGATGGGTGAACATGCAGATTACTTATCTGGCCTGAGACATCTTACTAAAGAGGAGCGTGAAAAATTTAGACACGATGTTGAGTGGTATTATGAGAAGTTTGTAAGTCGTGTCTCAGAAGGGAGAAGACTCACGACTATGCAGGTAGATTCAATTGGACAGGGCAGAATATGGAGTGGCATAAGGGCAAAGGAAATTGGACTTGTAGATGAGATTGGTGGCTTACTTAAAGCAATTGAAATTGCCAAAAAGCAGGCTGGAATAAAAGAAGCTGACCTCATGATTTTCCCAAAACCTGAGAAAAAATTCTCACTTAAACTCAGCCCAAGATTTTAGTATTTTTCATGTGAGGTGTGCCATATTTAGGTTAATTGTTAAAGGTGTGATAACTGCTGTGATTGTGTTACCTTTATGTAGCCTTGCTTCTTTTGAGGCTATAGATTGTGAGCAGGAAAGTGTATTTGAGAATCCAGTATTGAGTATTAAACCTGGGCTTCAGTCCATATGGGTACAGGCTTTTGGAATCCTTCCTTATACAAGAGTCAGTTATTCTGCTCGACGCCTTGGAGTCGGGGTTTCAAACTTTGGTAATAATGATTATAGGGAGAATGAAATTCTATTAGGCTATAGTATAATGAAAGCTAATACAGTGTTCGGTATATCGGCTCGTGCAATGAACTTATGGATAAATGGTTATGGGTCAGATTTTGCACTCGGAATTGATATTGGGACAAATTTTCAGGTTACACATTCTACAAATTTTTATCTCACTCTATCAAATATCAATTTACCAAAAATCTCAGGTGAAGAAATCCCAAGCAGGGTTATGGGCAACTTTGTTATAAACCCCAGTCCTGACTTCAAGCTTACTGTCTCATTATACAAAGAATCGTGGTATCCAACAGAAGTTAGACTAAGTAATGAGATTAAACTATCAGCTCTTCTCAGTCTTATGGTAGGGTTAAAGAGCTATCCACAATCATTTAGTTTTGGTATTTTACTTTATCCTGGCAGGTTTGACATCTCATACAATGCAAGAACACATCCAACACTTGGGCTTACACATATATTTGGACTAAATATGAAAACAGACATTTTGTATGAGGGATTGTAGGGGTTTGATTAATCAAACCCTTATAGGTTCCAATATGGATTTAATTAAATTAATATTTATATTAAGTTTACAATTTACACAAGAGGAGCTTGTATACTTGGCAAGTTTTGGCTTCATAGATGCAGGTGAAATAAAGCTTGACCTAAAGAGAGACTCTTTAAATTATATAAGGTGTGAACAAGAGACAAAGGGACTCTTTTCTCTTGTTTACAGGGTTAAAGACTGGTATGAGTCTACTTCGGATAGTAATTTTGTTACCAAAAGATTTGAAAAAAGTGTAAGAGAGGGTCCCTATAGTGCATACCAACTTGTTAGTTTTAAAAATGGTTATGCCACATATCAGGATGGTGATTCAGTGTCTACAATTCAGAATGCTAAGGATATAATAAGTATCATATATTGGTTGAGGCTACAGGAGCTCATCCCGGGGGATACACTCATAGTCCCTCTGCACACGGATAAGTGGAATTATGAAATCAAGGTTTGTGTTGAAAGTGATACTTTAGATGGGAAGCCCTGTATTCTTGTAATACCGGACCTTCATGGGATAAGAGCTTTTGGGACACAGAGTGGGCTTATGCTTTATTACAATGAATTAAAAATACCGGTGCTACTCAAGATTAAGTTCGCATGGGGGTATATACAGGCTAGACTTACACACAGAGAATGGAGATGAGATATATCTGTTTAAATCAATAAATATGGTTTATGGAGTAATTCTTGCTGGAGGACGAGGGGAGCGGTTTTGGCCTGAGTCAAGGAGGAAGCATCCTAAACAGCTACTCCCAATTGTGTCTTCTCAACCAATGTTACTCGAAACTGTAGATAGGATACTCCCACTCATCCCAATTGATAGAATTATTATAGTTGCTGGCAAAGAACTAAAGTCATCTATTAAGAAACTACTTCCTAATGCGTGTTTACTATTAGAGCCATTTGGTAGGAATACTGGCTGTGCCATTGGGTATGCCACTATTAACCTCAATCCGGCTGATATAATGGTTGTACTTCCAGCAGACCATTACATCCCGGACCGGGGCAAGTTTTTGCAAGCACTGGATGTAGCAATCAAATTTGCTAAAAAAGGATGGCTCACAACATTTGGGATTGTGCCTACACGTGCAGAAACTGGGTATGGTTATATAGAAATAGGAAATAAGATAGATATAAATGTATATGAGGCAAAAGGATTTAAGGAGAAACCAAATCAAAAACAAGCTCAAAGTTTTGTCCGTGAGAAGCGATTTCTTTGGAATTCAGGTATGTTTATATGGACTCAAAAGAATATACTCAATGCTTTTCGTACCCATATGCCTGAGTTATACCAGGATCTATTAAATTTTAGAGCCAAAAAGATTTCGCTTCTTACTCTTTATAGGAGAGCCTCAAATATATCTATAGATTACGGAGTAATGGAGAAGGCAACAAATGTGGCTGTCGTGAGATCAAACTTTATTTGGGATGATATTGGGTCGTGGCTTGCACTTGAGCGGCTTTACAAGGCAGACAAGTACGGGAATATAAAGGCCGGCCTCCATAAAGGGCTGGGGACAAGGAACTGTATCGTTGTCTCAGATAAAGGGGCTATTGCTACTATTGGTATATCTAATCTTATTATTGTTAAGAGTAAGGATGCAGTCTTTGTGTGCGACAAGCATAGAGTAGGAGATATTAAAGAACTTGTACGTGAACTATCGCAAGACAAAAAGTTTACAAAGTATCTGTAATCGTTGATTTAAACAGATAGTAGAAATAATTAGCTTTCATTTTATCAGTCTACATCAATGATTATTTGCGGAAATTTATGCTTATTTGTGTATAAGCTGGAACTTTACATTTTACAGTTTGACTCTCTAATTCTTGATTAGCTTCAGATGGCTGTGGGTAACAGTACACTCTGCCTAAGTAGTTTCTAAATATAACCTTCTCTTTACTTACTTTTATCAGATTATTTGGCGTTATAGCTACTTTACCACCGCCCCCAGGGCTATCAATAACAAAGTGAGGGACAGCCAGCCCAGAAGTGTAACCAGCTAAATTTTTCATTATTTTCAAGCCCTCCTCCACTCTTGTACGGAAGTGTTTTGTTCCTAATGTTAGGTCAGCCTGATAGATATAATATGGCTTTACCCTTATAGTTAGTAGTTTAAGCATCAATTGCTTAATAGTAGATGAGTCGTCATTAACTCCTCTTAAGAGCACAGTTTGGTTACCGAGAGGTATTCCTGCATCAGCTAATGTTATACATGCTTTACTGGACTCAGTTGTTATCTCGTCTGGATGATTGAAATGTGTATTAATATAGAGTGGATGATACTTCTTTAGCATATTGACAAGTGTATTAGTTATCCGTGAAGGTAAAGTTACTGGCACACGTGTTCCTATCCTTATTATCTCAACATGCTGAATTTGGCGAAGTGGTTGCAATATTCTTTCAAGCTTTTCGTCTGTCAAAAGTAGTGGGTCACCTCCTGACAGGATAACATCTCTCACGCTTTTGTGGTCTTGAATATATCGTAACCCATCCTGTATGCTATCTTCGTTAATAATTGATGGTCGTCCTATTCTACGTTTCCTTGTACAGAACCTGCAATATATAGCACACTGATTAGACACAATGAATAGCACTCTGTCAGGATAGCGGTGGACAAGGTTTCTGACTGGGCTATCTCTTTCTTCATTTAATGGGTCTATTACACCTTCAGTATCTAAAAGTTCTAATGGGTCTGGTATAGCTTGTTTCCAAAGTGGGTCTCCCGGATTACGAATGAGTGATAGATAATACCGGGTGATTCGCATTGGATACTTTTTAACTACATCTTCAATTAGGTCAAAATCGTAGTCTTCAAACATTCTTTCCCGTAAAACGGGATTAGAAAAGTAGCCTTTGAGGTCGGTAACGCTTCTCACACTCTTCTTTAACTCTTCTTGCCATGTCTCCATATTAATGCAGGTCTCCTTGGTCCCTGTCCCCGCCCCTATGCATAGGTGCGGGGTATATCTTTCATATAAATAAGTTTATCATCACCTACTTTATAGAAATCCGGTATTTTTGCTATTAATTTGTATCCCTTTTTAGTGTAGAACTGGCGTGCCTTTTCATAGTCATCTTTTGAAGATGTCTCAATAAAAATCTTGCGTCCCCCTCTTATTTTTATATCTTCCTCCAGCTCCTTAAGCAAGCGTGAACCAAATCCTCGATATTGGCTATCTTTACGTACTACTATCCAGTAAATATCAAAGACACCATCAGTTAGTGGTGTTCGTCCATAGCAAGCATAGCCTTCCAATCTGCCACTATCGTCAGTAGCAATCTTAAATAGATATTCAACCTCCTCTTCCTTATGTTGACTTAATCCATATGATACAAGTTCAAGTGCGCATCTGATTTCTTCATCTGTAAAAAGACCTGTTTCTTCTACCAAAGTCTTTATATCTTGGTAATCAGACGGCAATAACTCTCTTATCTTCATACTTGCCTCCCCCAATAGGAGTTAAGACGAGTACCTTTTCTTCCATCCCCAGTGATATAATTTGTGTAATAAGGTCTGTATAACTTAAACCAGCTGCCCGTGCTGCCCTTGCAAAGCCTGCTTCATAAGATATATCCGGGTTGGGATTAACATCAATGATAAAAGGCTTACCTTCTTTATTTAGTCGCATGTCAATTCTGGCATAGCCACGTAAACCCAACACTTTAAAAGATTTAATTGCAATATCCTCCATTTTCTTTTTCTCGTCTTCTTTAATTATTGCTGGACAAACCGGCTTTGTGCGCTTGTATTCCATACTCTCTGTTTCCCATTTAGCTCGATAAGTCACAATTCGAGGTAAGTCACTTTTCCAGCGTAGGAATTTTATTTCTGACAGAGCCAAAATTTTTGGGTTCTCATTCCCTAAGAGACTAACAGAGATTTCTCGTCCGTCAATAAAAGACACTACCAGTGCTTGCTCGTTTAACTCATCAAAAAATTTTGTTAATGCCAATTGTAATTCTTCGTTATTGTTGACAACAGATTGCATATTAATACCAATACTTGCATCCTGTCTTCTCGGTTTGACAATAGCTGGAAAACTGGACCAGTCAACCTCAGATGGTGAGTTAACCACTTCAAATTGAGGTGTAGGTAATCCTGCTCCCGTAAGTATATATTTTGTGTAAACTTTATCCATACAAATACCTAATGCCAAAGCTGTATTCCCTGTAAATGGTAGGCGGCTTGCTTCAAGGAGTGCAGCAAATTGGTATTCACCACTTGCATCGTCTGAAATACCTTCTACTAAATTAAATACAATATCCGGATTGATGCGCTTAATTTCTTTGATAGCTAAATAAGGGCCTTCTTTCACTGGAATGCATACAACATCATAACCTGTATTAATGAGTGCCCCTTTTACATACTTTATTTCTTGGTATACATTTGACTCATTAGCTAAAAAATGAGAGCCATCAACCACAGATTCACGTAAGTTGTATGCAATTACCACCTTCATCACATTTTACTCTTTGATTTTTGATATTTGATATCACTAAGCCGCCAC contains:
- a CDS encoding DUF2330 domain-containing protein, which produces MKRLYSKFCFLLIFLTSISLADRGMISITRPDISIYEPGQKAIIGWDGNNEVMILAVDARADTECKVLEILPLPSKPTVDEGNFKSFEEIQRLIRKNAPRIEALYKGRELLAPGVEILFHKKIGPHNITCVKALEYREFVNWILNFVKSQGVDTISMPHELLYIINNYLRNGIQHFVFDIVELSKETNSIVPLIYKFKSPYLFFPLHISTLAKGDTRIQVFLVTKHIPWPTAVEPFRIGKYRAYGPKREGDIIFKVTKDELKSIEPALAKLIRNDAWLTAIEFEGNISELTTDLKLNKFCKIIEE
- a CDS encoding GNAT family N-acetyltransferase, with protein sequence MKIRELLPSDYQDIKTLVEETGLFTDEEIRCALELVSYGLSQHKEEEVEYLFKIATDDSGRLEGYACYGRTPLTDGVFDIYWIVVRKDSQYRGFGSRLLKELEEDIKIRGGRKIFIETSSKDDYEKARQFYTKKGYKLIAKIPDFYKVGDDKLIYMKDIPRTYA
- a CDS encoding sugar phosphate nucleotidyltransferase; this encodes MVYGVILAGGRGERFWPESRRKHPKQLLPIVSSQPMLLETVDRILPLIPIDRIIIVAGKELKSSIKKLLPNACLLLEPFGRNTGCAIGYATINLNPADIMVVLPADHYIPDRGKFLQALDVAIKFAKKGWLTTFGIVPTRAETGYGYIEIGNKIDINVYEAKGFKEKPNQKQAQSFVREKRFLWNSGMFIWTQKNILNAFRTHMPELYQDLLNFRAKKISLLTLYRRASNISIDYGVMEKATNVAVVRSNFIWDDIGSWLALERLYKADKYGNIKAGLHKGLGTRNCIVVSDKGAIATIGISNLIIVKSKDAVFVCDKHRVGDIKELVRELSQDKKFTKYL
- a CDS encoding isoprenylcysteine carboxylmethyltransferase family protein encodes the protein MVRSLVTCSFHSFLMIYFRRTETRPDLVRPSKLVTTGPYSTVRHPQYAAGIIFIIGWFLIWGGIYSLYVMPILIISILFQALVEEKYILEKEFGDGYIEYKKKVGMFFPKRRYHEKVI
- a CDS encoding deoxyguanosinetriphosphate triphosphohydrolase, translating into MQTRKEFEELERKTLAPYAMRSVETKGRKYHEEEDLYKSCYQRDRDRVIHCTAFRRLEYKTQVFVNHEGDYYRTRLTHTIEVNQIARTIARAMRLNEDLVDAISLAHDIGHTPFGHAGEEALAELMKDRGGFEHNRQGLRVVDELEERYHGFCGLNLTFETREGIVKHSTVYDIPNLDGLPEFLPPSAPTLEAQVINVADEIAYNSHDLDDGLKAGYITLDQLKQVTLWDELYSKIKEDFKEVRPQDETLLIHKTIRALINRQVTDMINYTDSKIKELGIKSVDDVRKHKLIVKLSPNEMRLQRELKDFLFNNLYLHYKVVKMKNKARRYVEALFKLYIDDLRQLPPDFTAHLKHTDKYQVVCDYIAGMTDRYVQDEYERLFMPYTKM
- the sppA gene encoding signal peptide peptidase SppA, with the translated sequence MLNIILSTILFASVGFEGSSVSTARRAGSIFINPGGLGINMGYESIYEFNDGWHNVGLCIGNVGLGVKLKDGMRPNFVTVTGSKIRESVWLGYGYKFGASKGGATSSYELGAIYRPKKFVSFGLRTSLETKPELRVGTGLRPWTDKVTVFLDAIYKNSLKNYLYGIGIEPIDGIILSFKGNEEGEIKIGLEILLEKVKIGGSSYRVMLNEVKHLKSDAFVLLSRDKYPSFKRPAKKLVELTIKGSYPEMKETAKYLGLQTTREPAFYNLLHNIELLRNREDVNGLLINFEPHSLSIAQAEELRAELIEFKKAGKKIITFSNEYGLRSYYLASTADYIILTPLGDVMIPGLMAMRVYIKGTLDKLGIETDIERVGKYKSASEIFERKDMSAEDREQVESYLDDIWNPMITEIAESRQMEVAKFDDLINKGVYFNSDDALDSGLVDTLAYKWEVDDVIKGVMGKKLKKESIDKFLAKKEVPRTWKEEKQKIAILMAEGLIVTGESGYNLTPIIGGKYMGSETITDMLNKIRDDKSIKALVFRVNSGGGIALASEIIARALKRVSEKKPVIVSMSGVAGSGGYYISCLGDKIVADRFTLTGSIGGLGINLVMKGLYDKLGLSWDTVKMGEHADYLSGLRHLTKEEREKFRHDVEWYYEKFVSRVSEGRRLTTMQVDSIGQGRIWSGIRAKEIGLVDEIGGLLKAIEIAKKQAGIKEADLMIFPKPEKKFSLKLSPRF
- a CDS encoding KamA family radical SAM protein, encoding METWQEELKKSVRSVTDLKGYFSNPVLRERMFEDYDFDLIEDVVKKYPMRITRYYLSLIRNPGDPLWKQAIPDPLELLDTEGVIDPLNEERDSPVRNLVHRYPDRVLFIVSNQCAIYCRFCTRKRRIGRPSIINEDSIQDGLRYIQDHKSVRDVILSGGDPLLLTDEKLERILQPLRQIQHVEIIRIGTRVPVTLPSRITNTLVNMLKKYHPLYINTHFNHPDEITTESSKACITLADAGIPLGNQTVLLRGVNDDSSTIKQLMLKLLTIRVKPYYIYQADLTLGTKHFRTRVEEGLKIMKNLAGYTSGLAVPHFVIDSPGGGGKVAITPNNLIKVSKEKVIFRNYLGRVYCYPQPSEANQELESQTVKCKVPAYTQISINFRK
- a CDS encoding ATP-grasp domain-containing protein, yielding MKVVIAYNLRESVVDGSHFLANESNVYQEIKYVKGALINTGYDVVCIPVKEGPYLAIKEIKRINPDIVFNLVEGISDDASGEYQFAALLEASRLPFTGNTALALGICMDKVYTKYILTGAGLPTPQFEVVNSPSEVDWSSFPAIVKPRRQDASIGINMQSVVNNNEELQLALTKFFDELNEQALVVSFIDGREISVSLLGNENPKILALSEIKFLRWKSDLPRIVTYRAKWETESMEYKRTKPVCPAIIKEDEKKKMEDIAIKSFKVLGLRGYARIDMRLNKEGKPFIIDVNPNPDISYEAGFARAARAAGLSYTDLITQIISLGMEEKVLVLTPIGGGKYEDKRVIAV
- a CDS encoding DUF3108 domain-containing protein encodes the protein MDLIKLIFILSLQFTQEELVYLASFGFIDAGEIKLDLKRDSLNYIRCEQETKGLFSLVYRVKDWYESTSDSNFVTKRFEKSVREGPYSAYQLVSFKNGYATYQDGDSVSTIQNAKDIISIIYWLRLQELIPGDTLIVPLHTDKWNYEIKVCVESDTLDGKPCILVIPDLHGIRAFGTQSGLMLYYNELKIPVLLKIKFAWGYIQARLTHREWR